In one Alnus glutinosa chromosome 12, dhAlnGlut1.1, whole genome shotgun sequence genomic region, the following are encoded:
- the LOC133883019 gene encoding F-box protein At4g35930-like isoform X2, with protein MSGTQSESPLESLPMELQDKMICQYLCHDQLKDVFHVSKRIREAVLRAKQNHFDYKTPRRSDRVSTPPAEHSSLQSMRNGTPPAPRRPPPRSRLNFSDQPLSESLPLYRALSYEDELSQAVARFKL; from the exons ATGTCGGGGACACAGTCGGAGTCACCGCTCGAGTCACTTCCAATGGAGTTGCAG GATAAAATGATTTGCCAGTACTTGTGTCACGACCAACTGAAGGATGTTTTTCATGTTTCTAAAAGAATTAGAGAAGCT GTTTTGCGTGCAAAGCAAAACCACTTTGATTATAAAACTCCGCGCCGGTCCGATCGTGTGAGCACGCCGCCGGCGGAACACTCGTCTCTTCAGAG CATGAGAAATGGAACCCCACCAGCACCAAGGCGTCCCCCGCCACGTTCTCGTCTCAATTTTTCTGATCAGCCCCTAAGCGAATCCTTGCCTCTCTATCGAGCTCTATCATATGAGGATGAGTTAAGCCAGGCCGTAGCTCGGTTTAAACTTTAA
- the LOC133883019 gene encoding F-box protein At4g35930-like isoform X1 gives MPWAMHGPESAPMLPFCPNLKKKKTFSDESPLFKANCIPQFMSQYCTNQRDKMICQYLCHDQLKDVFHVSKRIREAVLRAKQNHFDYKTPRRSDRVSTPPAEHSSLQSMRNGTPPAPRRPPPRSRLNFSDQPLSESLPLYRALSYEDELSQAVARFKL, from the exons ATGCCATGGGCCATGCACGGTCCAGAATCAGCTCCAATGCTTCCATTTTGTCCaaacttgaagaaaaagaagacattTTCCGACGAAAGCCCCCTCTTCAAGGCCAACTGCATTCCACAGTTTATGAGCCAATATTGCACTAACCAACGG GATAAAATGATTTGCCAGTACTTGTGTCACGACCAACTGAAGGATGTTTTTCATGTTTCTAAAAGAATTAGAGAAGCT GTTTTGCGTGCAAAGCAAAACCACTTTGATTATAAAACTCCGCGCCGGTCCGATCGTGTGAGCACGCCGCCGGCGGAACACTCGTCTCTTCAGAG CATGAGAAATGGAACCCCACCAGCACCAAGGCGTCCCCCGCCACGTTCTCGTCTCAATTTTTCTGATCAGCCCCTAAGCGAATCCTTGCCTCTCTATCGAGCTCTATCATATGAGGATGAGTTAAGCCAGGCCGTAGCTCGGTTTAAACTTTAA
- the LOC133883019 gene encoding F-box protein At4g35930-like isoform X3 produces the protein MICQYLCHDQLKDVFHVSKRIREAVLRAKQNHFDYKTPRRSDRVSTPPAEHSSLQSMRNGTPPAPRRPPPRSRLNFSDQPLSESLPLYRALSYEDELSQAVARFKL, from the exons ATGATTTGCCAGTACTTGTGTCACGACCAACTGAAGGATGTTTTTCATGTTTCTAAAAGAATTAGAGAAGCT GTTTTGCGTGCAAAGCAAAACCACTTTGATTATAAAACTCCGCGCCGGTCCGATCGTGTGAGCACGCCGCCGGCGGAACACTCGTCTCTTCAGAG CATGAGAAATGGAACCCCACCAGCACCAAGGCGTCCCCCGCCACGTTCTCGTCTCAATTTTTCTGATCAGCCCCTAAGCGAATCCTTGCCTCTCTATCGAGCTCTATCATATGAGGATGAGTTAAGCCAGGCCGTAGCTCGGTTTAAACTTTAA
- the LOC133852378 gene encoding GDSL esterase/lipase EXL3-like encodes MKSPSQKPLSSSSNIIFYITMLIIFHNTAGRTTRMPENETVPALIVFGDSIVDPGNNNNINTLIKCNFPPYGRDFIGGQPTGRFSNGRVPSDFLAELFGVKKILPAYLDPNLKLPDLLTGVSFASGGAGYDPLTAKIVSVLSLSDQIKMFKDYMKKIKTAIGEDRAATMLSKSIFIVCTGSDDIANTYFSTPFRRAHYDIQGYTDLMVRSATSFFREIYGLGARRIGVLSLPSIGCVPSQRTLGGGIQRGCSESANQAAILFNSKLSFQMASLNKRLPDARLVFLDIYKPLLDIIQNPAQYGFEVANKGCCGTGNIEVSILCNPLTHNTCTDASKYIFWDSYHPSEQAYKILAPVILEKHMKEFF; translated from the exons ATGAAGTCTCCCTCCCAAAAacctctttcttcttcctcaaacATTATTTTCTACATCACCATGCTCATCATTTTCCATAACACTGCAGGCAGGACTACAAGAATGCCTGAGAATGAAACAGTTCCTGCTCTTATTGTCTTTGGAGATTCAATAGTGGATCCGGGCAATAACAACAACATTAACACTCTGATCAAGTGCAATTTCCCACCATATGGGAGGGATTTCATAGGAGGACAGCCAACTGGAAGGTTCAGCAATGGAAGGGTCCCCTCAGACTTCCTAG CTGAATTGTTTGGTGTAAAGAAGATTTTGCCGGCTTATCTTGACCCGAACCTGAAGCTTCCAGACCTCCTTACTGGTGTAAGTTTTGCCTCTGGGGGTGCAGGATATGATCCTCTCACTGCTAAAATAGTG TCTGTCCTTTCACTATCGgatcaaataaaaatgttcAAAGATTACATGAAGAAGATAAAGACAGCAATAGGAGAAGACAGAGCAGCGACTATGTTGTCAAAAAGTATATTCATAGTTTGCACAGGGAGCGACGACATTGCAAATACTTACTTTTCCACACCATTCAGGAGAGCACATTATGATATCCAGGGATATACTGATCTAATGGTTAGATCAGCGACAAGCTTCTTCCGG GAAATTTATGGACTGGGAGCAAGAAGGATTGGAGTACTAAGCTTACCATCAATAGGGTGTGTGCCATCACAGAGAACACTGGGTGGAGGCATACAGAGAGGGTGTTCTGAGTCTGCCAACCAAGCAGCCATTCTCTTCAATTCAAAGCTCTCCTTCCAAATGGCTTCCCTCAATAAAAGGCTTCCAGACGCCAGGCTTGTCTTCCTTGATATCTATAAACCCTTGCTTGACATTATCCAAAACCCTGCTCAATATG GATTTGAAGTGGCGAACAAAGGGTGCTGTGGAACAGGGAATATAGAGGTCAGCATTCTATGTAACCCCTTGACACATAATACATGTACCGATGCctctaaatatatattttgggaCAGTTACCACCCCTCAGAGCAGGCTTATAAGATTCTCGCCCCTGTGATCTTGGAGAAGCACATGAAAGAATTCTTCTGA